The Corynebacterium comes genome window below encodes:
- the crgA gene encoding cell division protein CrgA → MPKAKITKSPLAHSTSSANRTPVKINTGGTPLWYKVIMFGLMLAGLVWLIVNYLAGSQIPLMVELGPWNYGIGFGLFILGLLMTMGWR, encoded by the coding sequence ATGCCCAAGGCAAAGATCACCAAGAGCCCCCTCGCCCACTCGACCTCCTCTGCCAACCGCACCCCGGTGAAGATCAACACCGGCGGCACCCCACTCTGGTACAAGGTCATCATGTTCGGCCTGATGCTCGCGGGTCTTGTGTGGCTGATCGTGAACTACCTCGCCGGCTCCCAGATCCCCCTGATGGTGGAGCTCGGCCCCTGGAACTACGGCATCGGTTTCGGCCTGTTCATCCTCGGCCTTCTGATGACCATGGGTTGGCGCTAG
- the pknB gene encoding Stk1 family PASTA domain-containing Ser/Thr kinase, whose amino-acid sequence MALIGDRYDLAEVIGTGGMSEVYAAQDTLLGRGVAVKMLRVELARDVSFRERFRKEAQNSGKLNHPAIVAVYDTGETILDGISVPYIVMERVHGRTLRDILREDGPLNPARAAEILIPVAEALQVSHNAGIIHRDVKPANIMITNTGEVKVMDFGIARALDDSTSAMTQTSAVIGTAQYLSPEQARGKAADGRSDVYALGCVMYELITGRPPFEGETPFAVAYQHVQEEPTAPSSLIDASLSPTAAVNVDAVVLTAMAKHPADRYQSAVEMGEELRKLTRNAVTDAARHHITTVEPVDDNPTTLTTAVGNKEGASRSNRWMVWLAALLTLIAVGIGGAFVWDLQRGGEQSTVSQMVSVPDVTGLTRQDAVTQLEALELRVDVNEEPSPDVPRGTVIRTNPTAGSQLQPGTTVTVAVSSGLEITDVPDVLGLTPQEAGDLLRGAELLLEQQVAEESSATVPAGRIIEQNPPAGAQISKGSRVMITVSTGPALVRVPGLSGMQIEQAEATLNSLGLISQVRVLDSSEPEGRVLSHTDEGTQIPLGTTVTLEVSNGMIITMPGITRLDEADALASLRNAGWNGQLIAGTPVRTGALVDAGLIAASDPPQGAVLRRDQNITVRYWEFDVTVLVPGADTGEPPPDNPLDRLLGGR is encoded by the coding sequence ATGGCTCTGATCGGTGACCGCTACGACCTTGCCGAAGTCATCGGCACCGGCGGCATGTCCGAGGTCTACGCCGCCCAGGACACCCTCCTGGGACGCGGCGTCGCCGTCAAGATGCTCCGCGTCGAACTCGCCCGGGACGTGAGTTTCCGCGAGCGTTTCCGCAAAGAGGCGCAGAACTCCGGAAAACTCAACCATCCCGCCATCGTGGCCGTCTATGACACCGGAGAGACGATCCTCGACGGCATCAGCGTGCCCTACATCGTCATGGAGAGGGTCCACGGCCGCACCCTGCGTGACATCCTCCGCGAGGACGGCCCCCTCAACCCGGCACGCGCCGCCGAGATCCTCATCCCCGTCGCCGAGGCCCTGCAGGTCAGCCATAACGCGGGCATCATCCACCGCGACGTCAAGCCGGCGAACATCATGATCACCAACACCGGCGAGGTGAAGGTGATGGACTTCGGCATCGCCCGCGCGCTCGACGACTCGACCTCCGCGATGACGCAGACCTCCGCCGTCATCGGCACCGCCCAGTACCTCTCCCCCGAGCAGGCCCGCGGCAAGGCCGCCGACGGCCGCTCCGATGTCTACGCCCTCGGCTGCGTCATGTACGAACTGATCACCGGTCGCCCTCCCTTCGAGGGCGAGACCCCCTTCGCCGTGGCCTACCAGCACGTCCAGGAGGAACCCACCGCACCCTCCTCGCTCATCGACGCCTCCCTCTCCCCCACCGCCGCCGTCAATGTCGACGCCGTGGTGCTCACCGCCATGGCCAAGCACCCCGCCGACCGCTACCAGTCGGCCGTGGAAATGGGCGAGGAGCTGCGCAAACTGACCCGGAACGCCGTCACCGACGCCGCGCGCCACCACATCACCACCGTCGAGCCCGTCGACGACAACCCCACGACCCTGACCACTGCGGTGGGGAACAAGGAGGGGGCGTCGAGAAGCAACCGGTGGATGGTGTGGCTCGCGGCGCTGCTCACCCTGATCGCTGTGGGAATCGGCGGCGCGTTCGTGTGGGACCTGCAGCGCGGCGGGGAACAGAGCACCGTCTCGCAGATGGTGTCGGTGCCCGACGTCACCGGCCTGACCCGCCAGGACGCCGTGACTCAACTCGAGGCGCTGGAGCTTCGTGTCGACGTCAACGAGGAGCCCTCGCCCGACGTTCCCCGCGGCACCGTCATCCGCACCAACCCCACCGCCGGTTCGCAGCTGCAGCCGGGCACCACCGTGACGGTCGCCGTCTCCAGCGGCCTGGAGATCACCGACGTCCCCGACGTTCTCGGCCTCACCCCCCAGGAAGCCGGAGACCTGCTCCGGGGCGCCGAACTGCTCCTCGAGCAGCAGGTCGCCGAAGAGAGCTCCGCGACCGTGCCGGCGGGACGCATCATCGAGCAGAACCCCCCGGCCGGGGCGCAGATCTCGAAGGGCTCCCGCGTGATGATCACCGTCTCCACCGGCCCCGCCCTCGTCCGGGTCCCCGGGCTCTCCGGCATGCAGATCGAGCAGGCGGAGGCCACACTGAACAGCCTCGGACTGATCTCCCAGGTCCGCGTCCTGGACTCCTCCGAACCCGAGGGCCGGGTCCTCTCCCACACGGACGAAGGCACCCAGATACCGCTGGGCACCACCGTCACCCTCGAGGTGTCCAACGGCATGATCATCACCATGCCCGGGATCACCCGCCTCGACGAAGCGGACGCCCTGGCGTCGCTCCGTAACGCCGGCTGGAACGGCCAGCTCATAGCCGGCACGCCCGTGCGCACCGGCGCGCTTGTCGACGCCGGCCTCATCGCCGCCTCCGACCCCCCGCAGGGGGCCGTCCTGCGCCGGGACCAGAACATCACCGTCCGCTACTGGGAGTTCGACGTCACGGTCCTCGTCCCAGGTGCCGACACCGGCGAACCACCCCCGGACAACCCCCTCGACCGACTCCTCGGCGGCCGCTGA
- a CDS encoding serine/threonine-protein kinase: protein MADVEGRDRLQNLIGEDYILQWIIGHGGMSTVWLADDVRHDREVAIKILRPEFSDNREFLDRFRNEAETAELIDSDNVVRTYDYREIPDPAGHTFCFIAMEYVRGESLADMLARENTLDEDLALDVLEQAAHGLSIIHRMDLVHRDIKPGNMMITQNGQVKITDFGIAKAAAAVPLTRTGMVVGTAQYVSPEQAQGREVTAASDVYSLGVVGYEMLAGKRPFIGDSSVSVALAHISQAPPALSTTVSAETRELIGIALRKDPAQRFANGNEMALAVSAVRLGQRPPQPKSAAMTRVAPEPSHTESTRMLGAATHPTTIHPASPASPATPVPVPPTPPRPPAAPRRSGGGGFASGVLLSILIAALAGGAIYLAWQAGLFGGADADPEPMTTPTTTQEIITEWITPTLEEPTLAPVPPTRATITQWVTPTEVPPTPEPSPQPTRQPTPQPSPQPTPQPTPTQTQPAPQPTTANGNPGGADEFLDSPGNLTNGGN, encoded by the coding sequence ATGGCTGACGTCGAGGGCCGCGACCGCCTCCAGAACCTCATCGGCGAGGACTACATCCTGCAGTGGATCATCGGGCACGGCGGCATGTCCACCGTGTGGCTGGCGGACGACGTCCGCCACGACCGCGAGGTGGCCATCAAGATCCTGCGTCCGGAGTTCTCCGACAACCGGGAATTCCTCGACCGCTTCCGCAACGAGGCGGAAACCGCCGAACTCATCGACTCCGACAACGTCGTCCGCACCTACGACTACCGCGAGATCCCCGACCCCGCCGGGCACACCTTCTGCTTCATCGCCATGGAGTACGTCCGCGGGGAGTCGCTGGCCGACATGCTCGCACGCGAGAACACCCTCGACGAGGATCTCGCCCTGGACGTCCTGGAGCAGGCCGCCCATGGACTGTCCATCATCCACCGCATGGACCTGGTCCACCGCGACATCAAGCCGGGCAACATGATGATCACCCAGAACGGGCAGGTCAAGATCACCGACTTCGGCATCGCCAAGGCGGCGGCCGCCGTGCCGCTGACCCGCACCGGCATGGTCGTCGGCACCGCCCAGTACGTCTCCCCGGAGCAGGCGCAGGGCCGGGAGGTCACCGCAGCCAGCGACGTCTACTCGCTCGGTGTCGTCGGTTACGAGATGCTCGCCGGTAAGCGCCCCTTCATCGGCGATTCCTCCGTGTCCGTGGCGCTGGCCCACATCAGCCAGGCCCCGCCGGCGCTGTCCACCACCGTCAGCGCCGAGACCCGCGAGCTGATCGGCATCGCCCTGCGCAAGGACCCGGCGCAGCGCTTCGCCAACGGCAACGAGATGGCGCTGGCCGTCTCCGCCGTGCGCCTCGGCCAGCGCCCGCCGCAGCCGAAGTCCGCGGCGATGACCCGCGTGGCCCCGGAGCCCTCGCACACCGAATCGACCCGCATGCTGGGCGCCGCCACCCATCCGACGACGATTCACCCGGCCAGTCCGGCCAGTCCAGCCACCCCGGTCCCCGTGCCCCCGACCCCGCCCCGGCCGCCTGCCGCGCCCCGGCGCAGTGGCGGTGGCGGTTTCGCCTCGGGTGTCCTCCTGTCCATCCTCATCGCGGCGCTGGCCGGCGGCGCGATCTATCTCGCCTGGCAGGCCGGCCTCTTCGGCGGCGCGGACGCGGATCCCGAGCCGATGACCACACCGACCACCACGCAGGAGATCATCACCGAGTGGATCACCCCGACGCTGGAGGAGCCCACCCTCGCACCGGTGCCGCCGACCCGGGCGACCATCACGCAATGGGTCACCCCCACCGAGGTGCCGCCGACCCCGGAGCCCTCGCCGCAGCCGACGCGCCAGCCCACTCCACAGCCCTCGCCGCAGCCGACCCCGCAGCCCACGCCCACCCAGACACAGCCCGCGCCGCAGCCCACGACGGCCAACGGAAACCCGGGCGGTGCCGATGAATTTCTGGACAGCCCGGGGAATCTCACCAACGGAGGAAACTGA
- a CDS encoding penicillin-binding transpeptidase domain-containing protein — protein MNRSIRFTSIFALLLTLVLLVNLSIIHVFRQDEYAANPLNQRGFFELKSSPRGQISADGTVLASSTADDEGLYQRSYPSESPTAFGPVTGYLSDQFGASGLESSYNGVLNGTDPGLFTSRWLDTLTGKDPTGANVELTLDPRMQQVAYQQLAGNDYEGAVVALRPSSGEVLALASSPGFDPNLLADSATAADAWESVNSDPGNPLINHASQETLPPGSIFKIITTAAGLDNGYSVDSQLTGAPEITLPGTTTTLTNYAGQSCAGGGLVTLETAFSLSCNTAFVEMGIDVGADAMRSAAESFGVGEQYDLGLPTSPGALGELPDAAALGQTSIGQRDVTMSALQAAVMAATVANDGRRMEPYVVDRITGTDLRELRSTEPREITQAVSPEVAGELEQLMLASERNTSGGRAGIASKTGTAEHGVDGTPPHTWYVAYLPDRDVAVAVVVKDGGGFGRSATGGQVASPVGRAVLDAAGGA, from the coding sequence ATGAATCGTTCCATCCGCTTCACCTCGATCTTCGCGCTGCTGCTGACCCTGGTCCTGCTGGTCAACCTCAGCATCATCCATGTCTTCCGGCAGGACGAGTACGCCGCCAACCCGCTCAACCAGCGTGGCTTCTTCGAGCTCAAGTCCTCCCCACGTGGCCAGATCTCGGCCGACGGCACGGTGCTGGCCTCCTCCACCGCCGACGATGAGGGTCTCTACCAGCGTTCCTATCCCTCCGAGAGCCCGACCGCTTTCGGCCCGGTCACCGGTTACCTCTCCGACCAGTTCGGCGCCTCCGGCCTGGAGTCCTCCTACAACGGCGTGCTCAACGGCACCGACCCGGGACTGTTCACCTCCCGGTGGCTGGACACCCTGACGGGCAAGGACCCGACCGGAGCGAATGTGGAGCTCACCCTCGACCCGCGCATGCAGCAGGTGGCGTACCAGCAGCTGGCCGGCAACGATTACGAGGGCGCCGTCGTGGCCCTGCGGCCCTCCAGCGGTGAGGTCCTGGCGCTGGCGTCCTCCCCAGGTTTCGACCCGAACCTGCTCGCCGATTCCGCCACGGCCGCCGACGCGTGGGAGTCCGTGAACTCCGATCCGGGCAACCCGCTGATCAACCACGCCAGCCAGGAGACGCTGCCGCCGGGATCGATCTTCAAGATCATCACCACCGCGGCCGGGCTGGACAACGGCTACTCCGTCGACTCGCAGCTGACCGGCGCACCCGAGATCACCCTGCCCGGCACCACCACGACCCTGACCAACTACGCCGGTCAGTCGTGCGCCGGTGGCGGGCTGGTGACCCTGGAGACGGCGTTCTCACTGTCGTGCAACACCGCCTTCGTGGAGATGGGCATCGACGTCGGGGCCGACGCGATGCGTTCGGCCGCCGAGTCCTTCGGCGTCGGTGAGCAGTACGACCTCGGCCTGCCCACCTCCCCCGGCGCCCTCGGTGAGCTTCCTGACGCCGCCGCTCTCGGCCAGACCTCCATCGGCCAGCGCGATGTGACCATGTCGGCGCTGCAGGCCGCGGTGATGGCCGCGACCGTCGCAAATGACGGGCGACGGATGGAACCCTACGTCGTGGACCGCATCACCGGCACCGACCTGCGGGAGCTGCGCAGCACCGAACCGCGCGAGATCACCCAGGCCGTCTCGCCGGAGGTGGCGGGCGAGCTGGAACAGCTCATGCTCGCCTCGGAACGCAACACCTCCGGCGGCCGGGCCGGAATCGCCTCGAAGACCGGTACCGCCGAGCACGGCGTGGACGGCACCCCGCCGCACACCTGGTACGTGGCGTACCTGCCGGACCGGGATGTGGCAGTGGCCGTGGTGGTCAAGGACGGCGGCGGTTTCGGCCGCAGCGCGACGGGTGGCCAGGTGGCCTCCCCGGTCGGACGCGCCGTCCTGGATGCGGCCGGAGGTGCGTGA
- a CDS encoding FtsW/RodA/SpoVE family cell cycle protein, translated as MSRFLSRRTELSLLILAAIVLTVMLASLELSQGNVLSTDMLWLVGGFVVVFSIAHIALLFFAPQADQLMLPVAALLNGIGLVMIHRLDLATGTSMASRQVMWTLVGILLLIGVLVLVRDHKVLSKYSYLLGLVGLVLLALPLVWPTSINADARIWISIGPFSVQPGEFSKILLLLFFAQLLVNKRALFTVAGYRFLGIDFPRLRDLAPILAVWAIAILIMAVSNDFGPALLLFTTVLGMMYLATGRGSWLLIGLALVAAGGFAVYQVSGKIQERVTNFLDPVANYDSTGYQLSQSLFGMSWGGIMGTGIGQGHPETVPVAHSDFILAAVGEELGLVGLAAVLVLFALLVARGFRASLQVRDSYGKLVAGGLSLTIAIQVFVVTAGISALMPMTGLTTPFMSAGGSSLMANYILLGLLLRISHSARRPAETSPRIDAASDTGLFPAQPEEGVVR; from the coding sequence ATGTCCCGATTCCTGTCACGACGCACCGAGCTGAGCCTGCTCATCCTCGCTGCGATCGTTCTCACCGTCATGCTGGCCAGCCTGGAGCTGAGCCAGGGCAACGTCCTGAGCACCGACATGCTGTGGCTCGTCGGCGGCTTCGTCGTGGTGTTCAGCATCGCGCACATCGCGCTGCTCTTCTTCGCCCCGCAGGCCGATCAGCTCATGCTGCCCGTCGCGGCTCTGCTCAACGGCATCGGTCTGGTGATGATCCACCGCCTCGACCTGGCCACCGGCACCTCGATGGCCAGCCGTCAGGTCATGTGGACACTGGTGGGCATCCTGCTGCTCATAGGGGTGCTGGTGCTCGTCCGCGACCACAAGGTCCTGAGCAAGTACTCCTACCTCCTGGGCCTGGTGGGCCTGGTGCTGCTGGCCCTGCCCCTGGTGTGGCCGACGTCGATCAACGCCGATGCGCGGATCTGGATCTCCATCGGCCCGTTCTCCGTGCAGCCGGGTGAGTTCTCCAAGATCCTGCTGCTGCTGTTCTTCGCGCAGCTGCTGGTGAACAAACGTGCCCTGTTCACGGTCGCGGGCTACCGCTTCCTGGGCATCGATTTCCCCCGTCTGCGTGACCTCGCGCCGATCCTGGCGGTGTGGGCCATCGCGATCCTCATCATGGCCGTGTCCAACGACTTCGGCCCGGCTCTACTGCTGTTCACCACCGTGCTGGGCATGATGTACCTGGCCACCGGCCGCGGTTCCTGGCTGCTCATCGGCCTGGCGCTCGTCGCCGCCGGAGGCTTCGCCGTCTACCAGGTCTCGGGCAAGATCCAGGAGCGGGTGACCAACTTCCTCGACCCCGTGGCCAACTACGACTCCACCGGTTACCAGCTCTCCCAGTCCCTGTTCGGCATGTCCTGGGGCGGCATCATGGGCACCGGCATCGGCCAGGGCCACCCGGAGACCGTCCCCGTCGCGCACTCGGACTTCATCCTTGCCGCCGTGGGCGAGGAACTCGGCCTGGTCGGCCTGGCCGCCGTGCTCGTCCTCTTCGCGCTGCTGGTCGCCCGCGGCTTCCGTGCCTCCCTGCAGGTGCGTGACTCCTACGGCAAGCTCGTCGCCGGTGGCCTGTCGCTGACCATTGCGATCCAGGTCTTCGTGGTCACCGCGGGCATCTCTGCCCTCATGCCGATGACCGGCCTGACCACCCCCTTCATGTCCGCCGGCGGCTCCTCGCTCATGGCCAACTACATTCTGCTGGGACTTCTGCTGCGCATCTCCCATTCCGCCCGCCGGCCCGCCGAGACGTCCCCGCGTATCGACGCCGCGTCCGACACCGGCCTCTTCCCCGCCCAGCCCGAGGAGGGGGTCGTGCGATGA